From a region of the Deinococcus aquiradiocola genome:
- a CDS encoding polysaccharide biosynthesis tyrosine autokinase: MQTPVPPVRPDEIDLRQVFSTLKRAALPIVGATLLVGGATYALSRQQPKMYASVSSVLAAQDASQNTLINNTLVTAPPLPQGAVDEAIHSRSVVDDISKRLQVSGLDAGLIAHIESDLTREIASQKFKRVSVKAKLDPQQRGVYEISSTAESPRAAQVLADAAVHALLAWDTARAQTGVKRARGSLEAQLRDLDARIAATLPGSVDRQSLLTTRGQVTQNLAQVAVFEQAASGPLSLVADANEPNAPISPKPTRDALLAALLTLFAASGVALLTDSLRRRVNGPEDLMEFGYPVLAQLPALRQRALLNGVIQAARSGNLYEAVGFLRLNLMNAPHTGEQRRFVVSSSRPGEGKSSVTAILADAFAGSGLKVLLIDADMYRATQHQLWRADPNLQLGAPALLVSKPDVPGARPVKVTEQIDLIPAGSHRNASSVINNPGFSARLDRWSQGYDVVIIDTPPLGSVSDALALASMTDGLLFVVEAGQTREAEVGRAMQNLQVAGTPVLGFVLNKTTNDTRGYYAYSYTTREPSGRPGEVPGGAPRF, from the coding sequence ATGCAGACTCCTGTCCCTCCTGTCCGTCCTGACGAGATCGATCTGCGTCAGGTCTTCAGCACCCTCAAGCGGGCGGCCCTCCCGATCGTCGGGGCGACCCTGCTCGTCGGTGGCGCGACGTACGCGCTCAGCCGACAGCAACCGAAGATGTACGCCTCCGTCAGCAGCGTCCTCGCGGCGCAGGACGCGAGTCAGAACACATTGATCAACAACACCCTCGTGACGGCCCCGCCGCTTCCGCAGGGCGCGGTGGACGAGGCGATCCACAGCCGCAGCGTGGTGGACGACATCTCCAAACGCCTGCAGGTCTCCGGGCTCGACGCCGGACTGATCGCCCACATCGAGTCGGACCTGACCCGTGAGATCGCGTCACAGAAGTTCAAGCGCGTCTCGGTGAAGGCGAAACTCGATCCGCAGCAGCGCGGCGTGTACGAGATCAGCAGCACCGCCGAATCCCCGCGGGCCGCGCAGGTGCTGGCGGACGCGGCCGTGCACGCGCTGCTCGCCTGGGACACCGCCCGCGCGCAGACCGGCGTGAAACGTGCCAGGGGGAGCCTCGAAGCGCAGCTGCGCGACCTCGACGCGCGCATCGCGGCCACCCTGCCGGGCAGCGTCGATCGCCAGTCGCTGCTCACCACGCGCGGCCAGGTGACGCAGAACCTCGCGCAGGTCGCGGTGTTCGAGCAGGCGGCGAGCGGGCCGCTCTCGCTCGTCGCGGACGCGAACGAACCGAACGCGCCGATCAGCCCGAAACCCACCCGGGACGCGCTGCTCGCCGCGCTGCTGACGCTGTTCGCCGCGTCGGGCGTCGCGCTGCTGACGGACAGCCTGCGCCGCCGCGTGAACGGCCCCGAGGACCTGATGGAATTCGGGTACCCGGTCCTCGCACAGCTTCCGGCGCTGCGGCAGCGTGCCCTGCTGAACGGCGTGATCCAGGCGGCCCGCAGCGGCAACCTGTACGAGGCGGTCGGCTTCCTGCGCCTGAACCTGATGAACGCCCCGCACACGGGCGAGCAGCGGCGGTTCGTCGTCTCGAGCTCCCGGCCCGGTGAAGGCAAGAGCAGCGTCACCGCGATCCTGGCGGACGCCTTCGCGGGCAGCGGCCTGAAGGTGCTGTTGATCGACGCCGACATGTACCGCGCGACGCAGCACCAGTTGTGGCGTGCCGACCCGAACCTGCAGCTCGGCGCCCCGGCCCTGCTCGTCAGCAAGCCGGACGTGCCGGGCGCGCGGCCAGTCAAGGTGACGGAACAGATTGACCTGATCCCGGCCGGTTCGCACCGCAACGCGTCGAGCGTCATCAACAACCCCGGGTTCAGTGCGCGCCTCGACCGCTGGTCGCAGGGGTACGACGTGGTGATCATCGACACCCCGCCGCTCGGGAGCGTGTCGGACGCGCTGGCGCTCGCGTCCATGACGGACGGCCTGCTGTTCGTGGTGGAGGCCGGGCAGACCCGCGAGGCGGAGGTGGGGCGCGCCATGCAGAACCTGCAGGTGGCCGGCACGCCGGTCCTGGGCTTCGTGCTCAACAAGACCACCAACGACACGCGCGGCTACTACGCGTACAGCTACACCACACGCGAGCCGTCCGGACGCCCCGGCGAGGTCCCTGGAGGGGCACCCAGATTCTGA
- a CDS encoding NAD-dependent epimerase/dehydratase family protein — protein MNILITGSAGFIGSHLVERFLNEGHTVTGVDNYISGQKRNTELFLAHPNFTFIKADVSHAIPYVGAPLDWVMHFASPASPPHYQQFPIETLMVGAQGTQNALELAHAHGAKFMLASTSEVYGDPLVHPQPETYWGNVNPIGIRSCYDEAKRYAEAITMAYHRDRGVDTRIIRIFNTYGPRMRLDDGRVMTNLINSLINKTDFKIFGDGGQTRSFQYIADLIESIFHVMNSPRIPVINLGSEHEFDILQLVNVFNSLNSHSIGFCFEEPLGDDPKVRKPDNKLRNSSIGKHNFVSLESGLKNMIQFYVK, from the coding sequence TTGAACATCCTCATCACCGGCAGCGCCGGCTTCATCGGCAGCCACCTCGTCGAACGCTTCCTGAACGAAGGTCACACCGTCACCGGTGTCGACAACTACATCAGCGGCCAGAAACGCAACACCGAACTGTTCCTCGCGCACCCGAACTTCACGTTCATCAAGGCGGACGTCAGCCACGCCATCCCCTACGTGGGCGCACCGCTCGACTGGGTGATGCACTTCGCTAGCCCCGCGAGCCCCCCGCACTACCAGCAGTTCCCGATCGAGACCCTGATGGTCGGCGCGCAGGGCACGCAGAACGCCCTCGAACTCGCGCACGCTCATGGGGCGAAGTTCATGCTCGCCAGCACCAGCGAAGTGTATGGCGACCCCCTCGTGCACCCGCAGCCGGAAACGTACTGGGGCAACGTCAACCCGATCGGCATCCGCAGCTGCTACGACGAAGCAAAACGTTATGCCGAGGCGATCACCATGGCGTACCACCGCGACCGTGGTGTCGATACCCGTATCATTCGCATCTTCAACACGTACGGCCCCCGCATGCGTTTAGATGATGGGAGAGTTATGACTAATCTTATCAATTCTTTAATTAATAAGACGGATTTTAAGATATTTGGCGATGGAGGTCAAACTAGAAGCTTTCAATATATCGCGGATCTCATTGAGTCAATATTCCATGTAATGAATTCACCCAGAATACCCGTGATAAATCTTGGCAGTGAGCACGAATTTGATATTTTGCAATTAGTCAATGTTTTTAATTCTTTAAATTCTCATAGTATTGGCTTTTGCTTTGAGGAACCTCTCGGAGACGATCCAAAAGTGAGGAAGCCTGACAATAAATTAAGGAATTCTTCTATTGGTAAACACAACTTTGTTTCTTTAGAGTCGGGTCTAAAGAATATGATTCAGTTTTACGTTAAATAA
- a CDS encoding oligosaccharide flippase family protein: MNLSIGIVSYLITILVPIVSMPIIGKELSKNDIGIYFSFISLSTLVSIIVDFGYSISGFANSNLESISMSLSKMKINRVIGSLLSFFTLSIYAICFRFDFIDLCLVFILSCLLGFSNLWYFQTLNKMDVFYKSEILGKLLILFLYFFFKKYIESYTMAIIFFIMGTMASHIYLFFFHPELYNFRNLSIVSKGFKTIQPSSLLTRLIINSYVNANTVILSWFLAPHLIAGFGAAERIFRASSGIATPVYNQRIIRIKLALKTSGLEVERILLRDAAMLFLCGSIMGIALYFSTSMIANFIFKSSPEGFAANLHILCVVIPFAVCNGFVGLRWMVLVKREKEFTHFVITAAIINLITILYQIKIARSGLFGLGLLLGEFSLFILTVGFIIRGWYEKDA, translated from the coding sequence ATGAATCTTTCCATTGGTATTGTGTCATATTTAATTACTATTTTGGTGCCTATTGTTTCGATGCCTATAATAGGTAAAGAGTTGTCGAAAAATGACATAGGTATATACTTTTCTTTTATTTCGCTTTCAACCTTGGTTTCAATTATTGTTGATTTTGGATATAGTATTTCTGGTTTTGCTAACAGCAATTTAGAATCAATAAGTATGAGTCTTTCTAAGATGAAAATAAATAGAGTTATCGGCTCTTTACTTTCTTTTTTTACCCTTTCGATCTACGCTATCTGTTTTCGCTTTGATTTTATTGACCTTTGTCTGGTTTTCATACTATCGTGTTTACTTGGATTCTCTAATCTTTGGTATTTTCAAACACTAAATAAGATGGATGTATTTTATAAATCAGAAATTTTGGGCAAGTTGCTCATATTATTTTTATATTTCTTTTTTAAGAAGTACATTGAATCCTATACGATGGCCATAATTTTTTTCATTATGGGAACAATGGCATCCCATATTTATCTATTTTTTTTCCACCCCGAGTTATACAATTTTAGGAATTTGAGCATTGTAAGTAAGGGTTTCAAGACAATACAGCCTTCTTCTTTGCTCACTCGGTTGATTATAAATAGCTACGTTAATGCGAATACGGTTATTTTAAGCTGGTTTCTTGCTCCACACCTTATCGCTGGTTTTGGTGCCGCTGAAAGAATATTCAGAGCATCATCTGGCATAGCCACGCCAGTTTATAATCAAAGAATAATCAGAATTAAACTAGCTCTAAAGACTTCTGGATTAGAAGTGGAAAGAATATTATTACGAGATGCTGCAATGCTTTTCTTATGTGGATCAATTATGGGCATCGCTCTTTATTTTTCTACGAGCATGATAGCTAACTTTATTTTCAAAAGCTCTCCTGAGGGCTTTGCCGCTAACCTCCATATTTTGTGTGTTGTCATTCCTTTTGCTGTATGTAATGGATTTGTTGGATTAAGATGGATGGTTTTAGTAAAAAGAGAAAAAGAATTTACGCATTTCGTTATCACTGCCGCTATTATTAACCTTATAACAATATTATACCAGATTAAGATCGCAAGAAGTGGCCTATTCGGTCTTGGGCTTCTTTTAGGTGAATTCTCTCTTTTTATTTTGACTGTTGGCTTTATAATTAGGGGATGGTATGAAAAAGATGCTTAG
- a CDS encoding glycosyltransferase, with the protein MKKMLSVNDVCGAVVTYGNRANLLEKTIQSFIDNGVSEIICVFNGCDDHVYDYISDRFKNKIRLTPVILKSNLGSAGGFTSALEAFKFESGKELVWILDDDNFAEKNALDELINFANGLSEVAIVCSNRTEFNIFGKLESGIPIEIMYPKNSSFLGISIWTIFPTTKRFFNKRIGNFGKSNDVNWICVPQVPWGGMLIPRAVLDNNILPPKEFYLYADDTAFCVLAGKYNFRFFIVKSSRVIDLDASYHLEKADIDRFSKIILSTPVENVNYSVRNNCYIDRNLRPKNSMTYIINKNIYMIILLIFCLKYRRLGRFIEIGRLVSLGERGKLGIMQ; encoded by the coding sequence ATGAAAAAGATGCTTAGCGTAAACGATGTTTGTGGTGCTGTTGTTACTTACGGTAATAGAGCTAATCTTCTCGAAAAAACGATTCAATCATTCATCGATAACGGAGTAAGCGAAATTATATGTGTTTTTAATGGATGCGACGATCATGTTTATGATTACATTTCCGATAGATTCAAAAACAAAATTAGATTGACACCTGTTATTTTGAAAAGCAATCTAGGATCTGCTGGCGGCTTTACTAGTGCCTTGGAAGCTTTCAAATTTGAAAGTGGCAAAGAATTAGTTTGGATTTTGGATGATGATAATTTTGCAGAAAAAAATGCATTGGATGAATTAATTAATTTTGCAAATGGTTTAAGTGAAGTGGCTATTGTTTGCTCAAATCGCACAGAATTTAATATTTTCGGAAAATTAGAAAGCGGCATCCCTATCGAAATTATGTATCCAAAAAATTCCTCTTTTTTGGGAATTTCCATATGGACTATTTTTCCCACTACGAAAAGATTTTTTAACAAAAGAATAGGAAATTTTGGTAAAAGTAACGACGTGAATTGGATATGTGTACCTCAAGTGCCTTGGGGTGGAATGCTCATACCGCGTGCTGTACTCGATAATAATATTCTACCACCTAAGGAATTTTATCTTTACGCCGATGACACCGCATTCTGTGTTTTGGCAGGTAAATATAATTTTAGATTCTTTATAGTTAAATCGAGTAGAGTTATCGATTTAGACGCATCTTATCATTTAGAGAAAGCAGATATTGACCGCTTTTCGAAAATCATTCTTTCAACACCAGTCGAAAACGTTAATTATTCCGTGAGAAACAACTGTTATATCGATAGAAATCTCCGACCAAAAAATAGTATGACTTATATCATTAATAAAAATATTTATATGATTATATTGTTGATATTCTGTTTAAAATATAGGAGGCTGGGAAGATTTATTGAGATAGGCAGGTTAGTTTCTCTTGGCGAGAGAGGAAAATTGGGGATCATGCAATGA